One Cervus canadensis isolate Bull #8, Minnesota chromosome 13, ASM1932006v1, whole genome shotgun sequence DNA segment encodes these proteins:
- the LOC122451719 gene encoding PRAME family member 12-like, with amino-acid sequence MSVHTPPRLVDLAGMRLLRDNDLDFSTLESLPIELFPPLFLEAFHGRRVETLKAMVQTWPFVRLPVGALIDPPHVGPLQAMLEALDALLAQKVRSRRCKLRVLDLRNTGQNFWSMWSGASSYGCSSSRMAQVTEPRSMTKQHLAPLKVFIDLCLKEKTLDNFLTYFLWWVEQRKSSIHLCCKKLKIISMPMDNIVKILSMVQLGCIQEMQVSCTWNLSTLATFAPFLGEMCNLQRLVLFPIHVSAFKKQEEHHIVQITSQFLKLGHLRDLHLESPSFLEGHLDQMLRCLKSPLDSLSIISCWLTESDLTHLCQSPDVSQLKSLDLSGVTMTDFKPELLQVLLEKVAATMQELDFDMCGITDSQLEAFLPALSRCSQLRSFSLCGNLLSTAGMEKLLRHTAVLPCLRQERYPAPQETYRPWGVLLEARLAQLRAQLLEILRDLGRPRIIWISLSPCPRCDEAVCHHMEPIIYSCPAPA; translated from the exons ATGAGTGTCCACACCCCACCCAGACTCGTTGACCTGGCGGGAATGCGCCTGCTGAGGGACAATGACTTGGACTTTTCTACTCTGGAGAGTCTGCCCATAGAGCTCTTCCCACCACTCTTCCTGGAAGCCTTCCATGGGAGACGTGTTGAGACCCTGAAAGCAATGGTGCAAACCTGGCCCTTTGTCCGCCTGCCTGTGGGGGCCCTTATTGACCCGCCTCATGTGGGGCCCCTACAAGCCATGCTGGAAGCACTTGATGCTCTGCTTGCCCAGAAAGTTCGATCCAG GAGGTGCAAACTGCGGGTGCTAGATTTACGAAATACTGGCCAGAACTTCTGGAGCATGTGGTCCGGAGCCAGCAGTTATGGGTGCTCAAGCTCACGAATGGCACAAGTGACTGAGCCCAGGTCAATGACAAAGCAGCACTTGGCTCCACTGAAGGTTTTCATAGACCTGTGCCTGAAGGAAAAGACCCTGGACAACTTCCTCACCTACTTCCTTTGGTGGGTAGAGCAGAGAAAATCTTCCATCCACCTGTGTTGTAAGAAGCTGAAGATTATTTCAATGCCAATGGACAATATTGTGAAGATCCTGAGCATGGTGCAGCTGGGCTGtattcaggagatgcaagtgaGTTGCACATGGAATCTGTCCACCCTGGCCACATTTGCTCCTTTCCTGGGTGAGATGTGTAATTTGCAAAGACTGGTTCTCTTCCCCATCCACGTGTCTGCCTTCAAGAAGCAGGAAGAGCACCACATTGTGCAAATTACCTCTCAATTTCTGAAGCTGGGCCACCTCCGGGATCTCCATCTGGAGTCTCCCTCCTTCCTTGAAGGCCACCTGGACCAGATGCTCAG GTGCCTGAAGTCCCCCTTGGACAGCCTGTCAATAATCAGTTGCTGGCTTACAGAATCAGACTTGACCCACCTGTGCCAGAGCCCAGACGTCAGTCAGCTAAAGAGCCTGGATCTGAGTGGTGTCACCATGACTGACTTTAAGCCTGAGCTCCTCCAAGTTCTGCTGGAGAAAGTTGCAGCCACCATGCAGGAACTGGACTTTGACATGTGTGGGATCACGGACTCCCAGCTGGaggccttcctgcctgccctGAGCCGCTGCTCCCAGCTCAGGTCCTTCAGCCTGTGCGGGAACCTCCTGTCCACAGCCGGCATGGAGAAGCTGCTGCGACACACCGCTGTGCTGCCCTGTTTAAGGCAAGAGCGTTATCCTGCCCCTCAGGAGACTTACAGACCTTGGGGTGTTCTCCTGGAAGCGAGACTTGCCCAGCTTCGGGCTCAGCTGTTGGAGATTCTGAGAGACTTGGGACGTCCCAGGATCATCTGGATTAGCCTCAGCCCCTGTCCTCGCTGTGATGAGGCTGTATGCCATCAcatggagcccattatatacaGCTGTCCTGCCCCTGCCTAG